A single genomic interval of Deltaproteobacteria bacterium harbors:
- a CDS encoding helix-turn-helix domain-containing protein → MTIAKKTLSVAQVAWLCGVAHSTVGYWIRTKKLAAIRAGRNYSVSLDDLFLLMQSTGRKMPEELLCKDGQVPRFRTMPQCWQYWQDSEEKNCQECAVFVNKLNVCFTANGSNHLNCKMSCGECQYYVETYLPRMQFIHQIRIPAAIYRGFHVWGGNKYFSQLCGIQRKHVPGMGVERIVHPDSLEEVISNIKMRALKDPSLSMGYSIFLKDNKHGKLKVRIGVYPLDEPPGTHLVVGEPQEGE, encoded by the coding sequence GTGACTATCGCTAAAAAGACACTGTCCGTTGCTCAAGTTGCATGGTTGTGTGGGGTTGCCCACAGCACAGTGGGTTATTGGATCAGAACAAAGAAGCTTGCCGCCATTCGTGCAGGCAGGAACTACTCAGTTTCGCTTGATGACCTCTTCCTTCTCATGCAATCCACCGGGAGGAAGATGCCCGAAGAGTTGTTATGCAAAGACGGCCAGGTTCCGCGTTTCAGAACCATGCCACAGTGCTGGCAATACTGGCAAGATTCTGAAGAGAAGAATTGCCAGGAGTGTGCGGTGTTCGTCAACAAGCTCAACGTATGTTTCACAGCCAATGGAAGCAATCACTTGAATTGCAAAATGTCATGCGGTGAGTGCCAATATTATGTGGAGACCTATCTTCCCCGGATGCAGTTCATCCATCAGATCCGCATTCCTGCTGCAATTTACAGGGGTTTTCACGTGTGGGGAGGCAATAAGTATTTTTCACAACTGTGCGGCATTCAACGCAAGCATGTGCCTGGCATGGGTGTTGAGCGGATAGTGCATCCTGATTCACTGGAAGAAGTAATTTCCAACATAAAGATGAGAGCATTGAAAGACCCTTCGCTTTCGATGGGATACAGCATTTTCTTGAAGGATAACAAACACGGTAAATTAAAGGTAAGGATTGGGGTTTACCCTCTTGATGAACCCCCAGGAACCCATCTTGTGGTCGGGGAACCTCAGGAGGGTGAGTAG
- a CDS encoding response regulator — MQENGKSSILIVDDDESVRETLGFIFGSKGYRAEMIGTGRQALEKVQEQAFDVALLDIKLPDKAGTELLKPLKKKCPEMEMIVITGHASLGTAVKALNEGASAYITKPLNMDDLTSKVAEVVERQRLRKENVRLYQKAQKELADRRQAEKALRHSEELIRATLDATADGILVVNEEGHATHMNARFGEMLHIPEEILNTRDDRRLLNFVLDQLMDPQAFLSKVKRLYQTAEEDFDTLSFKDGRTFERFSLPLILDEKVAGRVWSFRDVTKSRRAKEARKALIAEMEAKNAELEQFTYTVSHDLMTPLITIKGFLGLLEKHMNSGKVERIKGDIKCISDGADKMELLLKQLLELSRIGRSMNPAEAVPMNELAQEAVKMVSGHLKERAVQTDIASDLPVVYGDRIRLQQVFQNLIDNGVKYMGDQHEPRIEIGVRCDGRETVLYVRDNGLGIDPKYHEKIFGLFDRLDQKTEGSGAGLAIAKKVVEVHGGRIWVESDGIGQGSTFCFSFPCGSQPSDGKGCEDG; from the coding sequence ATGCAGGAAAACGGCAAATCCAGCATACTGATCGTTGACGATGACGAGAGCGTCCGCGAAACTTTGGGGTTCATATTTGGCAGCAAGGGCTATAGGGCTGAGATGATCGGGACCGGGCGCCAGGCATTGGAAAAAGTACAGGAGCAAGCCTTCGATGTAGCTCTTCTGGACATTAAGTTGCCTGATAAAGCAGGGACAGAACTGCTGAAGCCCTTGAAGAAAAAGTGCCCTGAGATGGAGATGATCGTAATCACCGGCCATGCCTCTCTGGGAACTGCAGTCAAGGCCCTAAATGAGGGAGCGTCAGCTTACATAACAAAGCCTTTGAACATGGACGACCTGACCTCTAAGGTCGCAGAGGTCGTTGAAAGGCAACGCCTGCGAAAGGAGAATGTGAGGCTGTACCAGAAGGCTCAGAAAGAACTGGCAGACCGCAGGCAGGCAGAAAAGGCACTGCGGCACAGTGAGGAACTGATCAGGGCCACGCTTGATGCGACCGCGGATGGCATCCTTGTCGTGAATGAGGAAGGGCATGCTACCCACATGAACGCACGTTTTGGTGAGATGTTGCATATACCGGAAGAAATTCTCAACACAAGGGACGACAGGCGCTTGCTCAACTTTGTTCTGGATCAGTTGATGGATCCACAGGCGTTCCTTTCAAAGGTTAAGCGGCTATACCAAACAGCGGAAGAAGACTTTGATACGCTCTCGTTCAAAGACGGTCGGACTTTTGAACGATTTTCGTTGCCGTTAATTCTGGACGAGAAAGTTGCGGGGCGGGTCTGGAGTTTTAGAGATGTCACGAAGTCGAGGCGGGCGAAGGAGGCTCGAAAGGCCTTGATAGCGGAAATGGAGGCTAAGAATGCCGAGTTGGAGCAGTTTACTTACACTGTCTCCCATGATTTAATGACTCCGCTCATAACAATAAAGGGGTTCCTTGGCTTGCTCGAAAAGCACATGAACTCAGGTAAGGTGGAACGGATAAAGGGAGACATCAAATGCATCTCGGATGGTGCCGACAAGATGGAGTTGTTGTTAAAACAACTGCTGGAGCTGTCCCGCATTGGTCGTTCTATGAACCCGGCGGAAGCCGTACCGATGAATGAGTTGGCGCAGGAAGCGGTGAAGATGGTATCCGGCCATCTCAAAGAGCGGGCCGTGCAGACAGATATAGCTTCTGATCTACCTGTGGTTTACGGAGATCGAATTCGTCTCCAGCAAGTGTTTCAGAACCTGATAGACAACGGCGTCAAATATATGGGTGATCAACACGAGCCGCGTATTGAAATTGGGGTCCGCTGTGATGGCCGAGAGACGGTTTTATATGTCAGGGACAACGGGCTGGGCATTGACCCTAAGTACCACGAGAAGATCTTTGGCTTGTTTGACAGACTCGATCAAAAGACCGAGGGCAGCGGAGCGGGTCTGGCCATCGCCAAGAAGGTTGTGGAGGTGCATGGCGGCCGGATCTGGGTTGAATCGGACGGCATTGGACAGGGGAGCACCTTTTGCTTTAGTTTTCCGTGTGGAAGTCAACCAAGTGACGGGAAGGGCTGTGAAGATGGATGA
- a CDS encoding response regulator, translating into MDEKPPVILLVDDDRDHAELIREMFRDHQGANRIYHVSDGEAALDYVFRRGDYSEPEKSPRPHLILLDLHLPTIGGLEVLKQIKAAEELRRIPVVVLTTSEAETDVAAAYDNHTNGYLVKPADFERFTQMINEIGSYWLTWNHTVVINNKQARP; encoded by the coding sequence ATGGATGAGAAGCCGCCGGTCATCTTGCTAGTTGATGACGACCGTGATCACGCCGAATTGATCAGGGAAATGTTCCGAGATCACCAGGGGGCAAACAGAATCTATCATGTCTCTGACGGCGAGGCAGCACTGGATTATGTGTTCCGGAGAGGCGACTACAGCGAACCCGAGAAGAGTCCCCGGCCACACCTTATTTTGTTGGATCTACACCTTCCTACCATTGGCGGCCTGGAAGTGCTTAAACAAATCAAAGCCGCAGAGGAGCTACGCCGCATCCCGGTAGTAGTACTTACTACCTCTGAGGCAGAAACTGACGTGGCCGCGGCCTATGATAACCACACCAATGGTTACCTGGTTAAACCGGCTGACTTTGAAAGGTTCACCCAAATGATCAATGAGATTGGCTCCTACTGGTTAACATGGAACCATACGGTAGTGATTAACAACAAACAAGCTCGCCCGTGA